A genomic window from Oceanobacillus timonensis includes:
- a CDS encoding alcohol dehydrogenase family protein has translation MHTIPEKMRGVYLTGNGGFEKLEYRTDIDVPTPKAGEVLVKIGGAAINNTDINTRIGWYSKSVKSETNEGGASGFKEEVTDDGSWLGEAMHFPRIQGADGCGTVVAVGEGVSQDRLGERVLIRTVQQRESSESGLESITFGSECDGAFAEYASVLSEEAFVIHSSLSDKELATFPCAYGTAENLISRVGVEKDDVVLVTGASGGVGAALVQLVKVRGAKVIAVCGQDKVERVKSYGADEIIFRGDSYVEKIGKMKVDVVLDVAAGDMWPELLDVLKKGGKYGVIGAIGGPLVELDVRDLYLKDLSLFGSTYQTKEAFLNLIRYIEEGKIKPAVAKEFPLKDMVEAQKAFLSKTLAGKFVIDVTAE, from the coding sequence ATGCATACAATTCCAGAAAAAATGCGTGGCGTATATTTAACCGGAAATGGTGGATTCGAAAAATTAGAGTATCGTACAGATATCGATGTTCCAACACCAAAAGCAGGAGAAGTATTGGTGAAAATAGGTGGAGCAGCTATAAATAATACAGATATAAACACACGTATTGGATGGTATTCCAAGAGTGTTAAATCAGAAACGAATGAAGGCGGCGCATCAGGATTTAAAGAAGAAGTTACAGATGATGGTTCATGGCTTGGGGAGGCAATGCACTTTCCAAGAATTCAAGGAGCAGATGGCTGCGGTACTGTTGTTGCTGTAGGAGAAGGTGTCAGTCAAGACAGACTGGGTGAAAGAGTATTGATACGTACGGTACAACAAAGAGAATCAAGTGAAAGTGGATTGGAATCCATTACTTTTGGTTCCGAATGTGATGGTGCTTTTGCCGAATATGCATCCGTACTGTCAGAAGAAGCCTTTGTCATCCATTCCAGTTTATCTGATAAAGAACTTGCCACTTTTCCTTGCGCATATGGAACCGCTGAAAACCTTATTTCCAGAGTGGGTGTCGAAAAAGACGATGTCGTTCTGGTAACTGGTGCTTCAGGGGGCGTTGGTGCTGCGCTCGTACAGTTAGTGAAAGTAAGAGGTGCGAAGGTTATTGCTGTTTGTGGCCAAGACAAAGTCGAAAGAGTAAAAAGTTATGGCGCTGACGAAATCATCTTCAGGGGAGACAGCTATGTAGAAAAGATTGGGAAAATGAAAGTGGATGTCGTTTTAGATGTAGCAGCTGGAGACATGTGGCCAGAGCTTTTAGATGTTTTGAAAAAAGGTGGAAAATACGGTGTTATTGGTGCAATTGGCGGACCGCTTGTAGAGCTGGATGTGCGAGATCTTTATTTAAAAGATTTAAGTCTGTTTGGAAGTACGTATCAAACAAAAGAAGCCTTCTTGAATCTTATTCGATATATTGAAGAAGGAAAAATCAAACCTGCCGTAGCAAAAGAATTTCCATTAAAGGATATGGTAGAAGCTCAAAAAGCTTTCTTATCTAAAACATTGGCTGGGAAGTTTGTCATTGACGTTACTGCGGAATAG
- a CDS encoding proline racemase family protein, which yields MKIERSFDAIEVHAGLPMRVVTSGIPTIPGNSVYEQALWLEENDDQLRKLMLREPRGYPPICCNLIVPAKHPDADAGYIIMEQLEYPMMSGGNTISVATALLETGMIPMQEPVTEFALEAPGGVIPITANCKDGKVTQVYFDNVASYAVHIDAEIDVPTLGKVKVDVAWGGMYYCIIDSRQFDWLELVPDQGKEIAKISALCTQAAKEQLEVPEHPDYPGIGITISIMHGPTNNPDADSKIVNTMYTGDIDFNDESTWTGALDRCACGTGTSALMTIKHAKGELKVGDSWRNEGLIGIIFEGKVLGNSKVGSMDAIHVKVGGQAWIYGFTKYILDKTDPFSEGYTVGDIW from the coding sequence GTGAAAATAGAAAGATCGTTTGATGCGATTGAAGTACATGCTGGATTACCTATGAGGGTTGTTACTTCAGGGATCCCGACAATTCCGGGAAATTCAGTATATGAGCAAGCGCTTTGGCTGGAAGAAAATGATGATCAGTTAAGAAAGTTAATGCTTAGGGAACCCAGAGGCTATCCGCCGATTTGTTGTAACCTTATTGTGCCTGCAAAACATCCTGATGCAGATGCAGGTTATATTATAATGGAACAGCTTGAATATCCTATGATGTCAGGCGGCAATACCATAAGTGTTGCCACTGCATTATTGGAAACTGGCATGATACCAATGCAGGAGCCTGTAACAGAGTTTGCTCTTGAAGCTCCTGGGGGAGTCATTCCTATTACAGCAAATTGTAAAGATGGTAAAGTAACACAGGTTTATTTTGATAATGTGGCATCTTATGCAGTGCATATCGATGCAGAAATTGATGTGCCTACACTTGGCAAAGTAAAAGTCGATGTAGCTTGGGGCGGAATGTACTATTGTATTATAGACAGCAGACAATTTGATTGGCTGGAACTTGTTCCGGACCAAGGGAAAGAAATAGCAAAAATATCTGCCCTTTGTACACAAGCAGCCAAAGAACAGCTCGAAGTCCCTGAGCACCCGGATTATCCGGGGATTGGGATCACGATTTCCATCATGCATGGTCCAACGAATAATCCCGACGCAGATTCTAAAATTGTAAATACGATGTATACCGGCGACATTGATTTTAATGATGAAAGCACTTGGACTGGTGCTTTGGATAGGTGCGCTTGTGGAACAGGTACTTCAGCTTTAATGACTATTAAGCATGCTAAGGGAGAATTAAAAGTAGGTGACAGCTGGAGAAATGAAGGACTAATTGGTATTATTTTTGAAGGAAAGGTTTTAGGAAATTCAAAAGTTGGATCGATGGATGCTATCCATGTAAAAGTAGGCGGGCAAGCATGGATTTATGGATTCACAAAGTATATTTTAGATAAAACAGATCCATTTTCAGAAGGCTATACCGTGGGAGATATATGGTGA